From a single Sorghum bicolor cultivar BTx623 chromosome 5, Sorghum_bicolor_NCBIv3, whole genome shotgun sequence genomic region:
- the LOC110435625 gene encoding uncharacterized protein LOC110435625 has protein sequence MTQTIPCDNPSNDCCHPVPPTFNVDAAFIASNSLDVNIEDDEEPYGTARAVDSDDDRPVAPLSEQEMELIRRFCPDRDPLVHEFSDLSHSQNAYAEGRDDELLEAPEPGESVQIQKGMIFNDLPSLRRWLQQYSVIRKRPFKVMHSHVERRYTVVCEMSDCNWRVCARKQKATGKFKITKIVGPHTCAQTDLQQKHRQLTSTLIASTLCTTLKGQPNLKVRTIMDMAQKIFKYDIKYGKAWRAKQRAWKMIYGDWEEGYEQLPAMFNAMKAANPGMHYEYIPKPNEWRNGRQIFFRAFWCFPQCVQAFRHCRPVLSIDGTFLLGKYMGTLLVAISCDADNALVPLAFALVERENKDSWGWFMRLVRIHVIGPHREVGVISDRHQGILSAVQEQIPGYAPLHHRWCTRHLAENLLRKDGTKDNFPLFEEVARMLEVPFFEEKLEQLKTATNAEGRQWLLGLMREPEKWTRAHDNGGWRYEFQTSNMAESFNSVLKE, from the exons ATGACCCAGACAATTCCAT GTGACAATCCAAGTAATGATTGTTGTCATCCTGTGCCTCCAACATTTAATGTTGACGCAGCTTTTATAGCATCTAATAGTTTGGATGTTAAtattgaggatgatgaggagcccTATGGCACAGCTAGAGCTGTTGATTCCGATGATGACCGGCCAGTTGCACCTTTAAGTGAACAAGAAATGGAGCTTATCAGACGTTTTTGTCCTGATCGTGATCCACTAGTTCACGAGTTTAGTGACCTCAGTCATTCTCAAAATGCTTATGCAGAGGGAAGAGATGATGAGCTGCTGGAGGCTCCTGAGCCTGGTGAGAGTGTGCAAATTCAGAAGGGCATGATCTTTAATGATTTGCCCAGCTTAAGAAGGTGGTTGCAACAATATTCTGTAATACGTAAAAGACCCTTCAAGGTGATGCACTCTCATGTTGAGCGCCGCTACACGGTTGTGTGTGAGATGTCAGATTGCAACTGGAGGGTCTGTGCTCGTAAACAGAAGGCCACCGGGAAGTTTAAGATCACAAAAATTGTAGGTCCACACACTTGTGCCCAGACTGACCTTCAACAGAAGCATCGACAGTTGACCTCTACACTTATTGCTAGTACGTTATGCACAACTTTAAAGGGTCAGCCCAACTTGAAGGTCAGAACAATTATGGACATGGCTCAGAAGATATTTAAATATGACATAAAGTATGGCAAAGCATGGAGGGCAAAGCAAAGGGCCTGGAAGATGATATATGGGGACTGGGAGGAGGGGTACGAGCAGCTGCCAGCAATGTTCAATGCAATGAAAGCAGCTAATCCAGGCATGCATTACGAGTACAttccgaagcctaatgaatGGAGGAATGGGAGGCAGATATTCTTTCGTGCATTCTGGTGTTTTCCACAGTGTGTCCAGGCCTTTAGGCACTGCCGTCCAGTGTTATCAATTGATGGTACTTTTCTGCTTGGCAAGTACATGGGCACTCTTTTGGTAGCCATTTCCTGTGACGCTGACAACGCATTGGTTCCTTTGGCTTTTGCTTTGGTGGAGAGAGAGAACAAAGACAGCTGGGGTTGGTTCATGCGCCTAGTTCGTATACATGTCATTGGCCCACATAGGGAGGTTGGTGTCATATCTGATAGGCACCAGGGCATACTCAGTGCCGTACAGGAGCAGATTCCTGGTTATGCACCTTTGCACCATCGTTGGTGTACTAGACACCTTGCAGAGAATTTACTTCGGAAAGATGGTACGAAGGACAACTTTCCTCTATTCGAGGAGGTTGCTCGAATGCTTGAGGTGCCGTTTTTTGAGGAGAAGTTGGAGCAGTTAAAAACCGCAACAAATGCAGAAGGTAGGCAGTGGCTGCTAGGTTTGATGAGGGAACCTGAGAAATGGACAAGAGCCCATGATAATGGTGGATGGAGGTACGAGTTTCAGACTAGCAACATGGCAGAGTCATTTAACAGTGTGCTCAAGG AGTAA
- the LOC110435798 gene encoding uncharacterized protein LOC110435798 isoform X2 has product MPRRGKSSKPSYGRTTGSPYIHKPLPSGVPVPMCFCGDPCKVEISEDEETYRQRYWMCSNFAWEPTPKQRRSNFIWIDTEIKESDKRLLQGLKEWDAERAEILEKRRREEAQKREHKEEEERRRVAAAREEREKKLERVRRAKAAMDENPDAQRKGKWPRCTQ; this is encoded by the exons ATGCCACGTCGTGGAAAAAGTAGCAAACCAAG CTATGGCCGGACGACCGGGAGTCCGTACATCCACAAGCCGCTTCCTAGCGGTGTTCCAGTACCTATGTGCTTTTGTGGTGATCCTTGCAAGGTAGAAATTTCGGAAGACGAGGAAACCTATCGGCAGAGGTATTGGATGTGTTCGAATTTTGCCTGGGAGCCTACGCCAAAACAACGCCGCAGTAACTTTATT TGGATCGACACTGAGATTAAGGAGTCCGACAAGCGGCTTCTACAAGGCCTAAAGGAGTGGGATGCAGAGCGTGCAGAGATATTAGAGAAGAGACGTAGAGAGGAGGCTCAAAAGCGGGAGcacaaggaagaggaggaaagaAGACGTGTTGCTGCGGCTCGGGAGGAGAGGGAAAAGAAGCTTGAGCGTGTGCGCCGAGCGAAGGCAGCGATGGATGAGAATCCAGATGCCCAGAGGAAGGGAAAGTGGCCTCGTTGCACTCAGTAG
- the LOC110435798 gene encoding uncharacterized protein LOC110435798 isoform X1, whose amino-acid sequence MPRRGKSSKPSYGRTTGSPYIHKPLPSGVPVPMCFCGDPCKVEISEDEETYRQRYWMCSNFAWEPTPKQRRSNFITPPPLCDFEQWIDTEIKESDKRLLQGLKEWDAERAEILEKRRREEAQKREHKEEEERRRVAAAREEREKKLERVRRAKAAMDENPDAQRKGKWPRCTQ is encoded by the exons ATGCCACGTCGTGGAAAAAGTAGCAAACCAAG CTATGGCCGGACGACCGGGAGTCCGTACATCCACAAGCCGCTTCCTAGCGGTGTTCCAGTACCTATGTGCTTTTGTGGTGATCCTTGCAAGGTAGAAATTTCGGAAGACGAGGAAACCTATCGGCAGAGGTATTGGATGTGTTCGAATTTTGCCTGGGAGCCTACGCCAAAACAACGCCGCAGTAACTTTATT ACCCCTCCACCATTGTGTGATTTTGAGCAGTGGATCGACACTGAGATTAAGGAGTCCGACAAGCGGCTTCTACAAGGCCTAAAGGAGTGGGATGCAGAGCGTGCAGAGATATTAGAGAAGAGACGTAGAGAGGAGGCTCAAAAGCGGGAGcacaaggaagaggaggaaagaAGACGTGTTGCTGCGGCTCGGGAGGAGAGGGAAAAGAAGCTTGAGCGTGTGCGCCGAGCGAAGGCAGCGATGGATGAGAATCCAGATGCCCAGAGGAAGGGAAAGTGGCCTCGTTGCACTCAGTAG